In one window of Tubulanus polymorphus chromosome 3, tnTubPoly1.2, whole genome shotgun sequence DNA:
- the LOC141901438 gene encoding uncharacterized protein LOC141901438 has translation MFKNLLRSFAKPSKNTKRTSKSAAKYELTGNKTQIDNDSIRQDEACSNGALKAERSENPSQPKKQVRLPMDEHVVVLHICPNAHATETDSEFPLQVFSNDPATSSTTAKNGRKTQKIGDSIKNYATVPCTNHRYPSSSNYSNGCTTPAIKPCIKQPVPHIEPKGSTDNYNVYLEDGRVFMFAHRRPRDYLMWCSYACMVIAFPFGLMALLLTLSSREDMKNSNNVLTNSARLKRDVASLVLMIGLITLITAVSTTLCLNLHVFLPASTTSKPTVASPRHSKPNYGDIESIYQSAKRDHRSENKVDNSRLELGS, from the exons ATGTTTAAGAACTTACTCCGCAGTTTTGCGAAACCatcgaaaaatacaaaaagaacGTCTAAATCGGCCGCAAAATATGAATTGACCGGAAACAAAACTCAAATCGATAACGATTCAATTCGGCAAGATGAGGCCTGCTCCAACGGCGCATTGAAGGCGGAACGCTCCGAGAATCCGTCCCAGCCCAAAAAACAAGTTCGTCTGCCCATGGACGAACACGTGGTCGTCTTGCATATATGCCCGAATGCGCACGCGACGGAAACCGACTCCGAATTCCCGCTGCAAGTTTTCAGTAATGATCCAGCAACGTCATCAACGACTGCGAAAAATGGCAGAAAAACTCAGAAAATCGGCGACAGCATCAAAAACTACGCGACCGTCCCATGCACTAACCATAGATATCCTTCTAGTAGCAACTATTCAAATGGTTGTACGACACCCGCCATCAAGCCATGCATTAAACAACCAGTACCTCATATTGAACCGAAAGGTAGCACCGACAACTATAATGTCTACCTGGAAGATGGCCGGGTATTCATGTTTGCTCATAGGAG GCCCCGCGACTATCTAATGTGGTGTTCATACGCCTGTATGGTAATTGCATTTCCGTTCGGTTTGATGGCTTTACTGCTGACTCTATCCAGCAGAGaggatatgaaaaattcaaacaacgTTCTGACCAATTCGGCCCGTCTGAAACGCGACGTAGCTTCACTCGTTTTAATGATCGGTTTGATCACGCTTATAACAGCAGTTTCTACTACTTTATGCTTGAATTTGCACGTATTTTTGCCCGCGTCGACAACGTCGAAGCCGACAGTCGCCAGTCCGCGGCATTCGAAACCGAATTACGGTGATATAGAGTCGATTTATCAAAGCGCCAAACGCGACCACAGAAGCGAAAACAAAGTCGACAACAGTCGATTAGAATTAGGCTCTTGA
- the LOC141902612 gene encoding uncharacterized protein LOC141902612, whose amino-acid sequence MTTSKSATIVTRSNGSTVDSMEVSDAERLEDTLTTYHLQRIYRPRLKNTAFQFTRYPMQKCLLIDQEKRETFRRLTDTKIHGSFGRLIYTTALEQRQIHTPLPVTPISTKCVSPSAIIVRSRTGDILSTKHTSLCDWFESPPPDLDDVLRWRTTKRIEKQVKQDFSRNENNNYPLSTVLVRWHRTPGESGYSKQQLREIFNEFGPIRTIKYSSSCSAVVVFENLVDSCKLITAAAATSQWLGDKQNRLACKWYHSTMSTKKFYFRGQGMWVRYN is encoded by the exons ATGACGACATCAAAAAGCGCTACGATCGTTACTCGTTCAAACGGCTCGACTGTTGACAGCATGGAAGTGTCGGACGCTGAAAGACTAGAGGATACCCTTACGACGTATCACTTACAAAGGATTTACAGACCTCGTTTGAAAAATACGGCATTTCAGTTTACGAGATATCCGATGCAGAAATGTCTGTTAATCGATCAG GAGAAGAGGGAAACTTTTAGAAGATTAACAGACACGAAAATCCATGGTTCATTTGGAAGATTGATTTATACCACGGCGCTAGAACAACGTCAGATTCACACGCCGCTACCAGTGACACCTATATCTACTAAAT GTGTTTCGCCGAGTGCTATAATTGTTCGTAGTCGAACTGGGGATATCTTATCAACCAAACATACATCCCTATGCGACTGGTTCGAATCTCCTCCACCTGACCTTGACGATGTGCTGAGATGGCGAACAACAAAACG aattgaAAAACAAGTCAAACAAGATTTCAGCCGAAACGAAAATAACAACTATCCGCTATCAACAGTTTTAGTGCGGTGGCATCGGACACCGGGTGAAAGTGGTTACAGCAAACAGCAATTGAGAGAGATATTCAACGAATTCGGTCCGATTCGAACTATCAAATACTCGAGCTCGTGCAGTGCGGTGGTAGTGTTCGAAAATCTGGTCGATAGTTGTAAGTTGAtaacggcggcggcggcgacaAGTCAGTGGTTGGGTGACAAGCAAAATCGATTGGCGTGCAAATGGTACCACAGCACGATGTCGACGAAAAAATTCTATTTTAGGGGACAGGGCATGTGGGTTCGGTACAactga
- the LOC141902388 gene encoding plasminogen receptor (KT)-like — MGSIFGKAMDENLKKNQEFMLRTQQLQMERQLNMQNLMRERMMAAQLAKNKDIFYWFSSFYAVALMGLIRGYSKAKNPAFIGPLVPLTFILGYQIDLNYGNKLQRIRDGAETILKEDLSLISMPGGVPTFDEIEERRGQ, encoded by the exons ATGGGTTCTATATTCGGGAAAGCTATGGACgaaaacctgaaaaagaaCCAGGAATTCATGCTACGTACACAACAATTACAG ATGGAACGGCAATTAAATATGCAGAACCTGATGAGAGAAAGAATGATGGCAGCTCAACTCgctaaaaataaagatatattttactgGTTTTCGAGTTTCTATGCAGTTGCCCTAATGGGTCTCATCAGAGG ATATTCAAAAGCAAAGAACCCTGCATTCATCGGCCCACTGGTGCCACTGACATTTATCCTTGGCTAtcaaatcgatttgaattATGGCAATAAATTGCAAAGGATAAGAG ACGGAGCTGAAACGATTCTAAAAGAGGATTTATCGTTGATTTCGATGCCCGGAGGAGTCCCAACTTTCGATGAAATCGAAGAGCGACGCGGTCAATAA
- the LOC141902241 gene encoding uncharacterized protein LOC141902241, whose translation MAAVVNEIINDDDFDDLFFDSDELVQIDTEILRESSGSGSTNSADSSTSQAQLTRDCDLNTRKHTYRNTIYLEKAMTEVINHRVFKFSSNGMAAVHYGKSIDKILTTNKSPSRLGINQWFTCPLF comes from the exons ATGGCAGCGGTTGTCAACGaaattataaatgatgacGATTTTGACGATCTATTCTTTGATAGTGACGAATTGGTTCAGATCGATACGGAAATATTACGGGAATCCTCTGGATCAGGATCAACTAATTCGGCCGATTCTA GTACTTCTCAGGCTCAGCTGACCAGAGACTGCGATCTGAACACGAGAAAACACACATACag GAACactatatatttggaaaaggcTATGACTGAAGTGATTAACCATCGAGTatttaaattcagttcaaatggaATGGCAGCAGTACATTATGGAAAATCGATCGATAAAATTTTGACTACAAATAAGTCGCCGTCCAGACTTGGAATTAACCAGTGGTTTACATgtccattgttttaa